A part of Paraliobacillus zengyii genomic DNA contains:
- a CDS encoding xylulokinase produces the protein MTRDLKNVIEKGKTVLGIEFGSTRIKAVLIGEDNAPIASGSHDWENSYVNNTWTYSIEDIWKGLQDSYKKLAEDVKQEYGVTLQTVGAIGFSAMMHGYMAFDKEGDLLVPFRTWRNNFTEQASSELTELFNYQIPQRWSIAHLYQAILNQEEHVADISFQTTLAGYIHWKLTGNKVLGVGEASGLFPIDLNTKKYNQTMIDQFNELIAPKNLPWKFEEIVPEVLLAGENAGILTEEGVKLLDPTGELKAGIPLCPPEGDAGTGMVATNSVAKRTGNVSAGTSAFAMVVLEKDLSKVHPEIDLVTTPTGNLVAMAHSNNCSSDLNAWVGIFEEFSKAMGIEVDTNKLYETLFTQALKGDPDGGGLLSYGYLSGEHITHFEEGRPLFVRSSDSNFNLANFMRVQLFTAFGAMKVGMDILLEEEKVNLDEILGHGGIFKTEGVGQNFLAAAFNVPVSIMETAGEGGAWGIALLASYMVNKDANETLDEFLNEKVFANQAVSTVSPDPTDVEGFDKFMERYTNGLAIERAAVDNLK, from the coding sequence ATGACACGTGATCTGAAAAATGTGATTGAAAAGGGAAAAACAGTACTTGGTATTGAATTTGGTTCAACTCGTATTAAAGCAGTTCTAATTGGAGAAGATAACGCTCCAATTGCATCTGGAAGCCATGACTGGGAAAATAGTTATGTAAATAATACGTGGACCTATAGTATTGAAGATATTTGGAAGGGTTTACAAGACAGCTATAAAAAATTGGCTGAAGATGTAAAACAAGAATATGGTGTTACTTTACAAACTGTGGGAGCAATCGGATTTAGTGCTATGATGCATGGTTATATGGCTTTCGATAAGGAAGGGGATCTTCTTGTACCTTTCCGTACTTGGCGTAATAACTTCACTGAACAAGCTTCGAGTGAATTGACAGAACTGTTTAATTATCAAATTCCACAGAGATGGAGTATTGCTCATCTGTATCAAGCTATCTTAAATCAAGAAGAGCATGTTGCCGATATTAGCTTCCAAACAACACTTGCTGGTTACATTCATTGGAAACTAACTGGAAATAAAGTTCTGGGAGTTGGAGAAGCCTCTGGTTTATTTCCAATTGACTTGAATACGAAGAAATATAATCAAACAATGATTGATCAATTTAATGAATTGATTGCACCGAAGAATTTACCGTGGAAATTTGAAGAAATTGTTCCTGAAGTATTGCTAGCGGGCGAGAATGCTGGAATTCTTACAGAGGAAGGCGTAAAACTTCTTGATCCTACTGGAGAGTTGAAGGCTGGTATTCCTCTTTGTCCACCAGAAGGTGATGCAGGAACTGGTATGGTTGCAACAAACAGTGTAGCAAAACGTACTGGTAATGTTTCTGCTGGTACTTCTGCATTTGCAATGGTGGTTCTGGAAAAAGATTTGTCTAAAGTACATCCTGAAATTGATCTGGTAACAACGCCTACCGGTAACTTGGTAGCAATGGCTCATTCTAACAATTGCTCTTCAGACTTGAACGCATGGGTAGGAATCTTTGAAGAGTTTTCAAAAGCAATGGGCATCGAAGTTGATACGAATAAGTTATATGAAACGTTATTTACGCAAGCGTTAAAAGGAGATCCAGATGGTGGTGGATTATTATCATATGGGTATCTCTCCGGCGAACATATAACGCATTTTGAAGAAGGTCGTCCGCTGTTTGTTCGTTCATCCGATAGCAATTTTAATCTGGCTAATTTCATGCGTGTTCAGCTATTCACAGCGTTTGGTGCAATGAAAGTAGGGATGGATATTCTACTTGAAGAAGAAAAAGTAAACCTGGACGAAATTTTAGGTCACGGTGGAATATTTAAAACAGAAGGTGTAGGTCAAAATTTCTTAGCGGCCGCATTTAATGTTCCTGTTTCTATTATGGAAACGGCAGGTGAAGGTGGAGCATGGGGGATCGCCCTGCTTGCATCATATATGGTAAACAAAGATGCTAATGAAACGTTAGACGAATTTTTAAATGAGAAAGTCTTTGCGAATCAAGCAGTGAGTACGGTATCTCCAGATCCAACAGATGTAGAAGGCTTTGATAAATTTATGGAACGTTATACGAATGGTCTTGCAATTGAAAGAGCAGCAGTAGACAATCTTAAATAG
- a CDS encoding YbaN family protein: MFIVIKKVIYICFGFIFMTIGFLGVILPLLPSIPFLILASICFFRGSERLDTWFKGTPLYKKQVEPFLRDRSLTIKQKIWINILADSMILISIFIVEFLWLKILLVLIAFYKHYYFIYHIKTVK, translated from the coding sequence ATGTTTATTGTTATAAAAAAGGTTATATACATTTGCTTTGGATTTATATTTATGACTATTGGTTTCCTCGGTGTTATTTTACCGTTATTACCTAGTATTCCGTTCTTAATCTTAGCATCTATCTGTTTTTTTAGAGGTTCAGAAAGATTAGATACTTGGTTTAAAGGAACACCACTGTATAAAAAACAAGTGGAACCATTCCTGAGAGATCGATCACTTACAATAAAACAAAAGATTTGGATTAATATACTAGCTGATTCGATGATCTTAATTTCCATATTTATTGTTGAATTTCTATGGCTTAAAATTTTGCTAGTACTAATCGCATTTTATAAGCATTATTATTTCATTTATCATATTAAGACAGTGAAATAA
- a CDS encoding beta-glucosidase family protein: protein MKNVDVIKKKTFKYREIIEKLTLEEKASLMSGKDFWQTQDIERLGINNIFLADGPHGIRKQAEAADHLGLNESIPATCFPPAATVANSWNTELGEKIGQYLGKEAVAQKVNVLLGPGINMKRDPLCGRNFEYFSEDPYHAGQMAASYIKGIQSNGISACVKHFAVNNQEERRMSIDTIVDERTLREIYLTAFEIAIKEGKTKTVMSSYNMLNGAYTNENIHLMREILRNEWNFDGVVVTDWGGSNDRVAGLIAGNELEMPTTAGETNQEIIEAIKSGEIKEEVLDECVDRILELIFTTEEVYEKPYKKEFDVKEHHKVAQEVAEESIVLLKNENNILPLKNSVKVATIGDFAKEARYQGAGSSVVNPTILDNTLDCLEESGIINIGYEPGFERYGKKSKKKIDKACALAKNADVVLLYIGLDEATEAEGLDRQNMKIPENQIELLNALHEVNPNIVAIISSGAAVEMPWIDKVKGLLHGYLSGQAGPRAILRVLTGDVNPSGKLAETYPIRYEDTPAYHHFPGKEVSVEYREGMFIGYRYYDTAKVNVLFPFGYGLSYTTFDYTDIQVDKQGVTFKITNTGNSAGMESAQLYVGCKSDEIFRPEKELKGFVKVFIEAGESKFVTIPFDDKTFRYFNAKTNQWEIETADYVIKVGASSADIKLEASLFVEGTSAPSPYDKEKLPSYYSGKVNNVNIDEFETLLGRKVPVSTWDRTKPLGYNDSIAQCQYAKGLFARFVFHSITFSHWFLRKIGKRSTANLIMMSIYHMPFRGIARMTGGIINMQMLDGILMIVNGQFFKGLKHLLNERKIMLKSRLS from the coding sequence ATGAAAAATGTGGATGTAATTAAAAAAAAGACGTTTAAATATAGAGAGATAATTGAAAAATTGACGTTAGAAGAGAAAGCTTCATTAATGTCAGGGAAAGATTTTTGGCAAACGCAAGATATAGAAAGACTTGGAATAAATAATATCTTTCTAGCTGATGGCCCGCATGGTATAAGAAAACAAGCGGAAGCAGCTGATCATCTTGGACTGAATGAAAGTATACCGGCAACTTGTTTTCCGCCAGCAGCAACAGTAGCTAATAGTTGGAATACTGAACTAGGAGAAAAAATTGGACAGTATCTTGGAAAAGAGGCAGTAGCACAAAAGGTAAATGTATTACTGGGCCCTGGTATTAATATGAAGAGAGATCCATTGTGCGGAAGAAACTTTGAATATTTTAGTGAAGATCCTTATCATGCTGGCCAAATGGCTGCAAGTTATATAAAAGGAATTCAATCAAATGGCATTTCTGCATGTGTGAAACACTTTGCCGTGAATAACCAGGAAGAAAGACGGATGTCTATTGATACAATAGTGGATGAAAGAACACTGAGGGAAATCTATTTAACTGCATTTGAAATAGCTATTAAAGAAGGTAAAACAAAAACGGTTATGTCTTCTTATAACATGTTAAATGGTGCCTATACCAATGAGAACATTCATTTAATGAGAGAAATCTTACGTAATGAGTGGAACTTTGATGGTGTTGTTGTGACTGATTGGGGCGGAAGTAATGACCGGGTGGCAGGACTTATAGCTGGAAATGAGTTGGAAATGCCTACGACTGCTGGTGAGACGAATCAAGAAATTATTGAAGCAATTAAAAGTGGGGAAATTAAAGAGGAAGTTTTAGATGAATGTGTAGACAGAATACTTGAACTGATTTTTACAACAGAGGAAGTATATGAGAAGCCTTATAAAAAAGAGTTTGATGTTAAAGAACATCATAAAGTAGCGCAGGAAGTTGCAGAAGAGTCAATCGTCCTTCTTAAAAATGAAAATAATATCTTACCGCTTAAGAACAGTGTTAAAGTTGCTACTATTGGTGACTTTGCAAAAGAAGCTCGTTATCAAGGTGCCGGATCATCGGTTGTTAATCCAACAATTTTAGATAATACGTTAGATTGTTTAGAGGAATCAGGAATTATTAATATTGGTTATGAACCTGGATTTGAACGCTATGGAAAGAAAAGTAAGAAAAAAATAGATAAAGCATGTGCGCTTGCAAAAAACGCAGATGTTGTTCTTTTATATATTGGTTTGGATGAGGCTACCGAAGCTGAAGGATTAGATAGACAAAACATGAAAATTCCTGAAAACCAAATAGAGCTATTAAATGCTTTGCACGAAGTTAACCCGAATATTGTGGCGATTATTTCTAGCGGTGCTGCAGTAGAAATGCCGTGGATAGATAAAGTGAAAGGCTTATTACATGGTTATTTAAGTGGTCAAGCAGGGCCAAGGGCAATTCTTAGGGTTTTAACAGGTGATGTTAATCCTTCAGGAAAATTAGCAGAAACATACCCAATTCGTTATGAGGATACACCTGCTTATCACCATTTCCCTGGTAAGGAAGTTAGTGTTGAATATAGAGAAGGAATGTTTATAGGTTATCGTTATTATGATACAGCAAAAGTAAATGTTCTTTTTCCTTTTGGTTATGGACTTAGTTATACGACATTTGACTACACAGATATTCAAGTAGATAAACAAGGTGTTACATTTAAAATAACAAATACAGGAAATAGTGCGGGAATGGAAAGCGCACAACTATATGTAGGATGTAAATCAGATGAAATTTTCAGACCAGAAAAGGAACTAAAGGGCTTTGTTAAGGTATTTATAGAAGCTGGAGAATCAAAGTTTGTAACGATCCCTTTTGATGACAAGACTTTTCGTTATTTCAATGCAAAAACGAATCAGTGGGAAATAGAAACAGCGGATTATGTAATCAAGGTTGGTGCATCAAGTGCGGATATTAAATTAGAGGCAAGTCTTTTTGTTGAAGGCACAAGTGCACCAAGTCCATACGATAAAGAAAAGCTTCCTTCCTATTACTCTGGAAAAGTAAACAACGTAAATATTGATGAGTTTGAGACGCTTCTTGGACGAAAAGTACCTGTCTCTACATGGGATCGAACAAAACCACTTGGATATAATGATTCGATTGCACAGTGTCAATATGCAAAAGGTTTATTCGCTAGGTTTGTATTTCACTCCATAACATTTTCCCATTGGTTCCTTAGAAAAATAGGAAAAAGAAGTACTGCAAATCTTATCATGATGTCAATCTATCATATGCCCTTTAGAGGAATCGCTAGAATGACAGGTGGCATTATCAACATGCAGATGTTGGATGGCATTTTAATGATAGTAAACGGTCAATTCTTTAAGGGATTGAAACATTTGTTAAATGAAAGAAAGATAATGTTAAAAAGTCGCTTAAGTTAA
- a CDS encoding beta-glucosidase — MAKKKMGKKKFRIIMSSILSVLLVLAIGANVALGYYSDVITSYFSEIDITSDEAVTARDHSVEVVEQITDEGIVLLQNEENALPFAEGTKVNVFGWSFTNPIYGGAGSGGTDASTAITPKAGFEAAGIEINEELYNAYTATDLERPIIGIEGQDFTIPEPQPEGFYTEDLMAHAKEYSDTAVIFIARSGGEGADLPKSLSGPDTYDPEGGPQGPTGQTFGFEDDQDPNKHYLELTNRELGMLEAVTAANFSNVIVVVNSANTFELDWVNDYDEIKSVVNIAGPGQSGFGSLGKVLAGDLNPSGKTVDIYASDVLDAPAVSNFGDFDYVVENADETYSTASDSEGVPLKYVDLAEGIYVGYRYYETAADLGTIDYDEEVLYPFGHGLSYTDYEQEVVTDSLTWDETDISVDVEVTNTGSVAGKEVVQLYYSAPYTGQIEKSSIELAAFAKTNVIEPGESEVVTVSFEVEDMAAYDSNKLFSADGSYVLEAGEYNLMLMKDSHEKIADVGSETLSEIVYDSGRSTDEQVAVNQFDEEVTGEGSIETYLSRADGFANLDEIDQNETFTVTNEDGTTREVEGTLVDSTFVDMVNSKRYDVPADTQDSAPTTGADNGLTLDEYEDVAFDDESWEPLLDQLSVDDLVNVVTHGGYKTVELESVGKPATTDYDGPAGISSFLAATPVSGIPFPAEVMLASTWNVELATAMGEAIGDEAEAYGVTGWYAPAMNIHRTAFAGRNFEYYSEDPFLSGEFAAATTAGYQSKGGFVYMKHFALNDQEDNRTLGVLTWGNEQSIREIYLKPFEVAVKEGGALGVMSSFNSIGSVWAGADESLLKEVLRNEWGFNGTVNTDFYILESYPYMNAELAVRAGNDIMLTGVAPFGIPEFNTDSNDTLWALRDAAKNVLYTVANSSAIEDGMSSDTPQWVVITIVVDSLVGLGIILGFFFTFRNSKKRDESTESNKLA, encoded by the coding sequence GTTGAACAAATTACAGATGAAGGTATTGTCCTTTTGCAAAATGAAGAAAACGCTTTACCGTTTGCTGAAGGAACAAAAGTAAATGTTTTTGGTTGGAGCTTCACAAATCCAATTTATGGAGGAGCGGGCTCAGGTGGTACTGATGCATCGACAGCCATTACGCCTAAAGCAGGGTTTGAGGCTGCAGGAATTGAGATTAATGAGGAATTATATAATGCTTATACTGCCACTGACCTGGAAAGACCGATAATTGGTATAGAAGGTCAAGATTTTACTATTCCAGAGCCTCAACCAGAAGGTTTCTATACAGAAGATTTAATGGCTCATGCGAAAGAATACTCGGATACAGCTGTTATCTTTATCGCCCGTTCGGGTGGGGAAGGTGCAGATCTTCCGAAAAGTTTATCTGGACCTGATACGTATGATCCAGAAGGCGGTCCACAGGGTCCTACTGGACAAACATTTGGTTTTGAAGATGACCAAGACCCAAACAAACATTATCTAGAACTTACGAATAGAGAACTAGGAATGCTTGAAGCTGTAACAGCAGCTAATTTTAGTAACGTCATTGTCGTTGTAAACAGTGCAAACACTTTCGAACTTGATTGGGTTAATGATTACGATGAAATTAAAAGTGTTGTAAATATTGCGGGACCAGGACAAAGTGGATTTGGTTCATTAGGTAAGGTTCTTGCCGGTGATTTAAATCCATCAGGTAAAACAGTAGATATTTATGCTTCTGATGTTCTTGACGCACCAGCAGTTAGTAATTTTGGTGATTTTGATTATGTTGTTGAGAATGCGGATGAAACATATTCTACAGCTAGTGATTCTGAAGGTGTTCCATTGAAATATGTTGATTTGGCTGAAGGGATTTATGTAGGTTATCGTTATTATGAAACCGCTGCCGACTTGGGAACAATCGACTATGATGAAGAAGTATTATATCCATTTGGGCATGGTTTAAGCTATACAGATTATGAGCAAGAGGTCGTAACGGACAGTTTAACTTGGGATGAAACGGATATTTCCGTTGATGTAGAAGTAACGAATACAGGTTCAGTAGCAGGTAAAGAGGTAGTTCAACTTTATTACTCTGCACCGTATACTGGACAAATTGAAAAGTCATCAATTGAGCTTGCAGCATTTGCAAAAACAAACGTCATTGAACCTGGAGAATCAGAGGTTGTAACAGTTTCTTTCGAAGTAGAAGATATGGCTGCATATGACTCTAATAAATTATTCAGTGCGGATGGTTCTTATGTACTTGAAGCAGGCGAATATAACCTTATGTTGATGAAAGACTCACACGAAAAAATTGCTGATGTGGGTTCAGAAACACTTTCAGAGATTGTATATGATTCTGGACGTTCTACAGACGAACAAGTAGCAGTAAACCAGTTCGATGAAGAAGTTACTGGTGAAGGAAGTATTGAGACCTATCTTTCTCGAGCGGATGGCTTTGCGAATTTAGATGAGATTGATCAAAATGAAACGTTTACTGTAACGAATGAGGATGGAACTACTAGAGAAGTTGAGGGTACATTAGTAGATTCTACCTTTGTTGACATGGTAAATAGTAAGCGGTACGATGTGCCAGCTGATACACAAGATTCAGCACCTACAACAGGTGCAGATAATGGATTAACGCTAGATGAATATGAAGATGTAGCTTTTGATGATGAAAGCTGGGAGCCATTACTAGATCAATTGTCTGTTGATGACTTGGTTAATGTTGTTACACATGGTGGCTATAAAACGGTTGAGCTTGAATCAGTTGGTAAACCAGCTACAACAGATTATGACGGACCTGCAGGTATCAGTTCATTCTTAGCGGCAACACCTGTATCAGGTATTCCATTCCCTGCAGAAGTAATGCTTGCATCTACATGGAATGTCGAGCTTGCTACAGCAATGGGTGAAGCAATTGGCGATGAAGCAGAAGCATATGGAGTTACAGGTTGGTATGCTCCGGCAATGAACATTCACCGTACAGCCTTTGCAGGAAGAAACTTTGAGTATTACTCAGAAGATCCATTCCTTTCTGGGGAATTTGCAGCTGCTACTACAGCAGGTTACCAAAGCAAAGGTGGATTTGTATACATGAAACACTTCGCCTTAAATGACCAGGAAGACAACCGTACGTTAGGTGTACTAACTTGGGGTAATGAACAATCGATTCGTGAAATTTACTTGAAACCGTTTGAAGTTGCAGTTAAAGAAGGTGGCGCATTAGGTGTGATGTCATCTTTTAACAGTATCGGTAGTGTTTGGGCTGGTGCAGACGAAAGTTTGCTTAAAGAAGTTCTACGCAACGAGTGGGGATTTAACGGTACAGTTAATACAGACTTCTATATCTTGGAGTCATATCCGTACATGAACGCTGAGCTTGCTGTACGTGCAGGTAATGATATCATGCTTACTGGTGTAGCGCCATTTGGTATACCTGAGTTTAATACGGACAGTAATGATACATTATGGGCGTTGAGAGATGCTGCGAAAAATGTACTTTACACTGTTGCTAACAGTAGTGCGATTGAAGACGGCATGAGTTCGGATACACCGCAATGGGTTGTCATCACAATTGTTGTTGATAGTCTTGTAGGTCTAGGAATCATTCTTGGTTTCTTCTTCACTTTCCGTAACTCCAAAAAGAGAGATGAGAGCACAGAAAGCAATAAATTAGCATAG
- a CDS encoding glycosyltransferase family 2 protein, with product MKILSVVIPCYNSQDYMRYCIESLLPGGENVELLIVNDGSVDRTGEIADEYANKYPTIIKTIHQENGGHGEAVNAGIRNATGLYFKVVDSDDWVDIRAYLKILESLNDLFVEETYVDMMISNFVYEKEGARYKKIMKYDNVLPEGIVFTWSDIKPFRKGQYILMHSVIYRTNLLRECGLELPKHTFYVDNLYVYRPLEHVKKIFYVNVDFYRYFIGREDQSIQENIMIKRIDQQIKVNKLMIDQVELKNIRNPMLQHYMLRHLEIVTIVSAILLIRSGSAENLKKKKELWKYIKDKDIHLYHSLKYGIMGGLINLPGRAGRRISVGAYKISQRLVGFN from the coding sequence ATGAAAATATTATCAGTAGTTATACCCTGCTATAATTCACAAGATTATATGAGATATTGCATAGAATCCCTCCTACCTGGAGGGGAAAACGTAGAGTTACTGATAGTTAATGATGGCTCCGTTGATCGAACTGGAGAAATAGCAGATGAGTACGCAAATAAGTACCCGACTATCATAAAAACAATTCATCAAGAAAATGGTGGGCACGGAGAAGCTGTTAATGCAGGCATCCGAAATGCTACGGGATTATATTTTAAAGTAGTAGATAGTGATGATTGGGTAGACATAAGGGCATATCTTAAAATATTAGAATCTTTAAATGATCTTTTTGTAGAAGAAACATACGTTGATATGATGATTAGTAATTTCGTCTATGAAAAAGAAGGTGCAAGGTATAAAAAGATCATGAAATATGATAACGTCCTTCCAGAAGGAATAGTTTTTACCTGGAGTGATATAAAGCCATTTCGTAAAGGGCAGTATATTTTGATGCATTCTGTTATATATAGAACGAATTTACTTAGAGAGTGCGGATTAGAGCTACCGAAACATACTTTTTATGTTGATAACTTGTATGTTTATCGACCGCTTGAGCACGTTAAAAAAATCTTCTATGTCAATGTCGATTTTTATAGATATTTTATCGGCAGGGAAGACCAGTCGATTCAAGAAAATATTATGATAAAAAGAATTGATCAACAGATTAAAGTCAATAAACTCATGATAGATCAAGTAGAGTTAAAGAATATTAGAAATCCAATGCTCCAGCATTATATGCTTAGACATTTGGAAATTGTTACAATAGTATCTGCAATTTTATTAATTCGTTCAGGATCAGCAGAAAACTTGAAAAAGAAAAAAGAACTATGGAAGTATATTAAAGATAAAGATATTCATTTGTACCATAGTCTTAAATACGGGATTATGGGCGGGTTGATTAATTTACCAGGTCGTGCAGGACGTCGTATTTCTGTAGGGGCATATAAGATATCACAAAGGTTAGTAGGTTTTAATTAA
- a CDS encoding glycoside hydrolase family 3 C-terminal domain-containing protein, whose amino-acid sequence MKYKDIIDQMTLEEKASMMSGKDFWQTQDIERFDIHSMFLADGPHGIRRQEIAADQLGLNTGIPATCYPTAATVANSWNAELGEKVGDYLGEEAITQKVNVLLGPGINMKRNPLCGRNFEYFGEDPYHAGKMAASYIRGIQSHGVSACVKHFAVNNQEERRMSIDTIVDERTLREIYLTAFEIAVKEGKTKTIMSSYNKVNGDYTNENQHLMNNILRGEWGFNGVVVTDWGGSNDRIAGLLAGNELEMPTTAGETDKEIIDAIKTGKIEEKVLDVCVDRLLELIFSTNEVFEKSYKQEFDVEKHHRVAQKVAEESIVLLKNEDNMLPLKFGKKVAVIGDFAKDARYQGAGSSIVNPTILDHTMDCFEESGIVSIGFEQGFERYGKKSIDKINKACTLAKEADVVFLYVGLDEASEAEGLDRPNMNLPDNQVDLLHALYEVNPNIVAILSCGSAVEMPWIDKVKCVLHGYLGGQAGARAILRVLSGDVNPSGKLAESYPLKYEDTPSYHNFLDNEASVEYREAMYIGYRYYDSADVDVLFPFGFGLSYTTFDYSDIRIDKDGVTFKLTNTGDIAGMEIAQLYVGCKSQVIFRAKKELKGFDKIFINAGETKTVAIPFDDKTFRYFNVKTNQWEIEEADYEIMIGASSTDIRLKDTIFVEGTEAPLPYDKEKLPSYYSGQANNVSKDEFENLLGRNVPVSTWDRSKPLGYTDTIEQCQYAKGLFGRITYHLIVFIHWFLRKTGKRNTANLIMMSIYYMPFRGIARLTGGVVNMPMLDGILMMVNGHFFKGLIHFIKERRKKLKISRGNIVGKEISK is encoded by the coding sequence ATGAAGTATAAAGACATAATTGATCAAATGACACTAGAAGAAAAAGCGTCTATGATGTCGGGAAAGGACTTCTGGCAAACACAAGATATAGAACGTTTTGATATTCATAGCATGTTTCTTGCTGACGGACCACATGGTATTAGAAGACAAGAGATAGCTGCAGACCAATTAGGTTTAAATACTGGTATACCTGCGACTTGCTATCCAACTGCTGCAACTGTTGCTAACAGTTGGAATGCTGAACTGGGAGAAAAGGTTGGAGATTATCTTGGGGAAGAAGCCATAACGCAAAAAGTAAATGTCTTACTTGGACCAGGAATTAATATGAAAAGAAACCCCTTATGCGGACGAAATTTCGAGTATTTTGGTGAGGACCCTTATCATGCAGGTAAAATGGCTGCCAGCTACATTAGGGGCATTCAGTCTCATGGTGTTTCTGCGTGCGTAAAGCATTTTGCAGTTAATAATCAGGAAGAAAGACGTATGTCAATTGATACGATAGTAGATGAAAGAACGCTAAGAGAAATTTACCTAACTGCTTTTGAAATAGCAGTAAAGGAAGGTAAAACGAAGACGATTATGTCTTCTTATAATAAGGTTAACGGTGATTATACAAATGAAAACCAACATTTGATGAACAATATTCTAAGGGGAGAATGGGGTTTCAATGGTGTTGTGGTCACGGACTGGGGTGGAAGCAACGATCGTATAGCCGGACTTTTGGCTGGAAATGAACTAGAAATGCCAACAACAGCAGGAGAAACCGATAAAGAGATTATTGATGCGATTAAAACAGGCAAGATCGAAGAAAAAGTATTAGATGTGTGTGTAGATAGGTTACTAGAACTTATCTTTTCTACTAATGAAGTTTTTGAGAAGTCTTATAAGCAGGAATTTGATGTAGAAAAACATCATAGAGTCGCTCAGAAGGTGGCGGAGGAGTCGATTGTCCTTCTAAAAAATGAAGATAACATGTTACCGCTTAAATTCGGGAAAAAGGTTGCTGTTATTGGTGATTTTGCTAAAGATGCGCGATATCAAGGTGCTGGGTCATCGATTGTAAATCCAACGATACTTGATCATACGATGGATTGTTTTGAGGAATCTGGAATCGTTAGTATAGGCTTTGAACAGGGTTTTGAACGTTATGGAAAAAAAAGTATAGATAAAATAAATAAGGCTTGTACATTGGCTAAAGAAGCAGATGTAGTGTTTTTATATGTAGGCCTTGATGAAGCTAGCGAAGCTGAAGGTTTAGACAGGCCTAATATGAATTTGCCAGATAATCAGGTCGATTTATTACATGCACTATATGAAGTTAATCCAAATATTGTTGCAATTCTTTCTTGTGGATCAGCTGTTGAAATGCCTTGGATTGATAAGGTGAAGTGTGTTTTACATGGATATTTAGGCGGACAAGCAGGAGCAAGGGCTATTCTTAGAGTTCTATCAGGAGATGTGAATCCATCAGGTAAACTGGCCGAGTCTTATCCACTTAAGTATGAGGATACGCCGTCCTATCATAATTTTCTAGATAACGAAGCGAGTGTCGAATATAGAGAAGCCATGTACATTGGCTATCGTTATTATGATTCAGCAGATGTGGATGTTCTCTTCCCATTTGGTTTTGGTCTTAGCTATACCACCTTTGATTATTCTGATATTCGTATCGATAAAGATGGAGTAACATTTAAATTAACTAATACGGGCGACATAGCAGGAATGGAAATTGCCCAATTATATGTTGGGTGTAAATCTCAAGTTATTTTTCGTGCTAAAAAGGAATTAAAAGGGTTTGATAAAATATTTATTAATGCTGGTGAAACAAAGACAGTAGCAATTCCCTTTGATGATAAGACTTTCCGTTATTTTAATGTTAAAACGAATCAGTGGGAAATCGAAGAAGCCGATTATGAAATAATGATTGGTGCATCGAGCACTGATATTCGGCTAAAGGATACTATCTTTGTAGAGGGTACAGAAGCACCTTTACCATACGATAAAGAAAAATTACCATCCTATTATTCAGGTCAAGCAAACAATGTTAGTAAAGATGAGTTTGAAAACCTACTTGGACGTAACGTACCTGTTTCAACTTGGGACAGAAGTAAGCCTCTAGGATACACGGACACTATTGAACAATGTCAGTATGCAAAAGGGTTGTTTGGGCGTATTACCTATCACTTGATTGTGTTTATACATTGGTTTTTAAGAAAAACTGGGAAAAGAAATACAGCTAATTTAATTATGATGTCTATCTATTATATGCCGTTTAGGGGAATTGCTAGATTAACAGGTGGTGTTGTTAATATGCCGATGTTAGATGGTATCTTAATGATGGTGAATGGGCATTTCTTTAAAGGATTAATACATTTCATAAAAGAGAGAAGAAAGAAATTGAAGATCTCTAGAGGTAATATCGTAGGAAAAGAAATAAGTAAATAA